A single genomic interval of Halichondria panicea chromosome 2, odHalPani1.1, whole genome shotgun sequence harbors:
- the LOC135331165 gene encoding uncharacterized protein LOC135331165 isoform X1 produces MELVPTLSCEGKFTLGNGTTITFDDTRLWEVLFGGDQLTVARIRGTQTLRDTEESPGDWLEGIIPVVEDWHTRMTFLRLVWGRHYSKESTREVGTMYQLRNLICRNVVPADPEKNMNAAEDFMLLLVHCHVTAAAHHLMQKKAHNLATLTKEMIDTFVHFQDVSQIGQTTPDSNDKVHLYATELLSLGLLWYGFHDAVREADGDRILRYWKLLLVPFKSSAHRNYAKEAVNILFQYHYVFSERQKMQLLWSRCVNTRGYKGANIPCDLYMEHLNRRLKTVVRGMGSNVSPDKIQRAGKTLQPIQTVCEAFEKETTNEIRSDRHPYPSFEKDFKLIFDTLIKNKVFSNVPGRNHPSYKFKKSIFKLNSRNELIKKLTQP; encoded by the exons ATGGAGCTGGTCCCTACTTTGTCTTGTGAAGGCAAATTTACTCTTGGGAACGGAACCACTATCACGTTCGACGATAcaaggctatgggaagtgctTTTTGGAGGAGATCAATTAACGGTAGCCAGAATTCGTGGAACACAGACTCTGAGGGACACCGAGGAAAGCCCTGGAGATTGGCTTGAGGGCATCATCCCTGTGGTGGAGGACTGGCACACTAGGATGACCTTCTTGAGG CTTGTCTGGGGGCGTCACTATAGTAAAGAGTCTACCCGGGAAGTAGGCACCATGTATCAGCTTCGAAATCTAATATGCAGGAATGTTGTACCAGCTGACCCGGAGAAGAACATGAATGCAGCCGAAGACTTTATGCTCCTCCTTGTACATTGCCATGTCACAGCAGCTGCACATCATTTAATGCAAAAGAAAGCTCACAATTTGGCCACGTTAACCAAGGAGATGATCGATACGTTTGTGCATTTTCAAGATGTTTCTCAGATTGGTCAAACAACACCCGATTCTAATGATAAGGTGCACCTATACGCCACAGAGCTTCTCTCGTTGGGTCTTCTTTGGTATGGGTTTCACGATGCTGTAAGGGAGGCAGATGGAGACCGCATATTAAGATACTGGAAGCTGCTTTTGGTGCCTTTCAAATCATCAGCGCATAGGAATTATGCCAAAGAAGCAGTGAATATTCTTTTTCAGTATCATTATGTATTTTCTGAGAGGCAAAAGATGCAGTTGCTGTGGAGCAGGTGTGTTAAcacaagaggttacaaaggtGCTAACATACCATGTGATTTATACATGGAGCATCTCAATCGAAGATTGAAGACAGTTGTTCGTGGCATGGGCTCCAATGTGTCACCAGATAAAATACAGAGAGCTGGGAAAACACTACAGCCGATACAAACTGTGTGCGAAGCATTTGAGAAAGAGACTACCAATGAAATACGAAGTGATAGGCATCCCTATCCATCTTTTGAAAAAGATTTTAAGCTAATTTTTGATACACTGATCAAAAACAAAGTGTTTAGCAATGTTCCTGGCCGAAACCATCCCAGTTATAAATTCAAGAAAAGTATTTTCAAACTGAACTCCAGAAATGAACTTATAAAAAAATTAACACAACCTTAA